The sequence TAATCAATAATCGCTATCATATCACTTGTGCCCTCCTCTATTTTGCAGATAATTCAAACCAGAATTCCACTCCGTTTTCATAGTTGTTCACTCCATACTCATGATGGAACGATTCCATAATCGCCTTAACAATAGAAAGTCCGATTCCATTACCACCATATTCTCTTGTGTGCGCTTTATCCACTTTGTAGAATTTATCCCAAATGTGCCCGATATCCTCCTTTGGAATCTGTTTTCCGGTATTGAACACCGAAACTCTCGTCGTATCCGGCTCTTCTCCTTTTGAAATGCGAATGTCAATCAGCATCTGCCCCTCTACATGATTCAATGCATTACTCACATAGTTTCGAATAACCTGCTCTGCCTTGAACTCATCCGCCCAGACATACGCAGGTTCATTCTGCGTAAAATGCACTGTGGCATTCTTCTGCTGTATCAGTATCTCACAGCTTTGCACTACTCCGCGAATCAGTTCCGCGATGTCAAAACGCTCAAAAGACACTTCCTCTTCTCCAAATTCCAACTGGTTCAATGTCAGCAGATTTTTCACCATACGGTTCATCTTTCCTGCTTCGTCCATAATCACGTCACAATAAAACGCCCGACTCTCCGGATCATCCGAGATTCCCTCTTTCAGTCCTTCCGCATACCCCTGTATCAAAGCAATCGGTGTCTTTAATTCGTGAGATACATTTCCAAGGAACTCATTTCGCATATTTTCCATCTTTTCTTTTTTCTCAATATCTTTTTGCAATTCATAATTGGCTTTTTTCAGCATCGAAATGGTCTGCTCCAGTTTCTCTGACATCGCATTAAAGTTCTCTCCAAGAACTCCAATCTCATTATCTCCGCCGCTTGTATATTTCGCATCAAAATCCAAATCCGCCATTCTCTTCGACAAAACTGCCAGTTCCATGATCGGATCTGCAATCCTTTTAGAAAAATACCATACCAAGACGGTGCTGATCAGTACAACTACAACCACAATGTAAGATAAAAATTTATTCGAGAGCGCCACACTTTCCCGAATACTCTCCAGCGGACTTCTTAAAATAAATGTACTTCCATCTTCCAGATATCCCCACATCTCGATATATTCGTACCCACTTTGCACATCTTTTGCACTGTGAATCTGATAGGTATCGCTCTCCTTTAAAAGCGTCCCGTTCTCCTGATTCCGCCCTAGCATATAACCAATCAGCTGCATGACCAGTTCATCACTTTTCTGTTCATTCTGCGCAATCGAAAGACGGACTTTCTCTTTTCCTGAAACAACAGCAAGCGTAATATTACCAATCTCAACCATCTCGCTCAATTCTTCTACCGTGCTGTCAGATGTCAATTTCCCTTTCTCAGA comes from Coprococcus phoceensis and encodes:
- a CDS encoding sensor histidine kinase; its protein translation is MRGSIKRQISVIFIGLVVAILLISLGVNAKFLGQYYILNKQASLTEVYEKLKTASEKGKLTSDSTVEELSEMVEIGNITLAVVSGKEKVRLSIAQNEQKSDELVMQLIGYMLGRNQENGTLLKESDTYQIHSAKDVQSGYEYIEMWGYLEDGSTFILRSPLESIRESVALSNKFLSYIVVVVVLISTVLVWYFSKRIADPIMELAVLSKRMADLDFDAKYTSGGDNEIGVLGENFNAMSEKLEQTISMLKKANYELQKDIEKKEKMENMRNEFLGNVSHELKTPIALIQGYAEGLKEGISDDPESRAFYCDVIMDEAGKMNRMVKNLLTLNQLEFGEEEVSFERFDIAELIRGVVQSCEILIQQKNATVHFTQNEPAYVWADEFKAEQVIRNYVSNALNHVEGQMLIDIRISKGEEPDTTRVSVFNTGKQIPKEDIGHIWDKFYKVDKAHTREYGGNGIGLSIVKAIMESFHHEYGVNNYENGVEFWFELSAK